Below is a genomic region from Syntrophales bacterium.
TAGGTATGGGGACGCCAATCCCCACCGCTATGGTGCATCCATAGCCAAGGAAGCTCATGCCCCTGAGCCACTCCAGCTTCATCTGCTTCAAATCGCCGATGACGGCAAGCGTTCCTGCTGGTCGGCGTGGCACCTCGTTGTCCCCGCGAAGCACACCAGGGTTATGCTGAGTGCCCTGCCACGCCACATATCCCACCCCACCCCCAAGGAATATTCTTGTTCCTATGCCAATAGTCTTATAGTAAGGATCATTGAGCAGTGGGGAGAGTTGCCCTGCTGAGCAGTAGTTAGCGCTCCCCAGGTTCGGCTTAAGTACCCCCATATAGGTATAGATCGGCCTATCTGATAAGTTCGCTGCCACATTGTAGTTCTGATAGGCGTTCCTCGGGTTGAACAACACCGCCTCGTTGATATCCTTGAGGTTGATCAAGGTTTCGATTTTCTTCCTTGGGTAGCAGTCGGTTCCATAGGCAGTGGCTATAAGCCTTATATCCTTCCCTGCCACAAGCTCCTCAATCACATGTCCACCACCATAGTTAAACTCTCCGGGGTAGATTCTATTTCTGGGGTCGTTATTGGGGAGGGCAGTTGCCCCTATGCAGATGTCCGCCGCAGCGAACCCAGTATAAACAGGAACATCATTAAGGTAGACGCTTCCGCCGCCGAGCTTTATCCGTGGCTTGGAGTGCCCAAGGTTGAGAAAGGCGCCAGAGGAGCACATCGGACCGAAGGTGCCGGTGGTAACCACGTCTATCTCTTGAGCAGCCTTCTCTACCCCCTCCTTCTCTGCGATGTCAATGACTTCCTCGGCTGTTACCACTACAGCCTGTCCCTTACGAATCCTTTCATTAATCTCAGCGATTGTTTTGGGCATCTATTACCTCCTTCGACCTAACCTCAACCTTCAATAAGGTCTCCAGTTCTCTTACACGCTCCTCTAACTTACTTTGTTTTTCTAAGATAAGCCTTATCGCCT
It encodes:
- a CDS encoding homocysteine biosynthesis protein gives rise to the protein MPKTIAEINERIRKGQAVVVTAEEVIDIAEKEGVEKAAQEIDVVTTGTFGPMCSSGAFLNLGHSKPRIKLGGGSVYLNDVPVYTGFAAADICIGATALPNNDPRNRIYPGEFNYGGGHVIEELVAGKDIRLIATAYGTDCYPRKKIETLINLKDINEAVLFNPRNAYQNYNVAANLSDRPIYTYMGVLKPNLGSANYCSAGQLSPLLNDPYYKTIGIGTRIFLGGGVGYVAWQGTQHNPGVLRGDNEVPRRPAGTLAVIGDLKQMKLEWLRGMSFLGYGCTIAVGIGVPIPILSEEILAYCSVRDADIFAPVVDYSEAYPQREPDILGEVSYAELKIGRIMVRGREVPTASLSSYPKAVEIAKTLKEWIKRGDFLLTEPVAPLPGAESGVTFKSLEERLI